A region from the Lysobacter antibioticus genome encodes:
- a CDS encoding MMPL family transporter: MTPARRLALALLWLALLAIAGWAIGSRLQLSGDLRRFMPSAQTPAQKLLIDELGEGPGSRLLLLAIEGDEPATLAAQSAAMRERLAAQPQFKLVANGAGQGLEAVPERLRPYRYLLTPSFDEQPLDSAYLREQLDSRVQDLGSPAGELIEPLLPSDPTLEMLRLAEAWQPAQAPQTEHGVWFDRAGKQALLAIETRAAGFDPTGQQGALDAIHAAFAQARGTSPARLTISGPGAFSVEIGGRTQREASLIGSIDSLVFVLLLWLAYRSWKAPLLGGLPLATAGLAGLGAVAALFDGVHGITVAFGFTLIGVVQDYPIHLFSHQRPGLSPWASARSLWPTLGTGVTSTCIAYLTFFVSGVDGLQQLAVFTIVGLATAALATRFVLPALIDPAPRDAAGSPWLARAWTQLARWPRLGVAGVSLIAALALAVILFVPGAFWQNDLAKLTPVPAAALARDAQLRDELGAPDVRYVIAIEGRDAEAALQSSEALLTELPALRRRGAIAGYDLAARYLPSAKTQRERQQRLPDAASLRTALDSAVAATPFRSDAFADFLADVERARQAAPLTPRDLAGTPLAVSVEGLLLQRGDHATALVSLTGLNDPAAVASVVRRHGGQLLDLKQASESLVADYRGRVLMALGLAGVLLAAAVWVALRSPRRVLRVLAPMALSSLLILAVLRGLGVELNLFHLVSLILAAGLGLDYALFFDHAGDDRAEQLRTLHAVIVCSLTTLLVFALLGLSSIPVLRAIGSTVALGVVFNFVLALLIVREPAAMEAGDAHA, translated from the coding sequence ATGACGCCCGCGCGCCGTCTCGCCCTCGCCCTGCTGTGGCTGGCCCTGCTCGCGATCGCCGGCTGGGCGATCGGCAGCCGCCTGCAGCTCAGCGGCGATCTGCGTCGTTTCATGCCGAGCGCGCAGACGCCGGCGCAGAAACTGCTGATCGACGAACTCGGCGAAGGCCCGGGTTCGCGTCTGTTGTTGCTGGCGATCGAAGGCGACGAGCCGGCGACCCTCGCCGCGCAATCGGCGGCGATGCGCGAACGCCTCGCCGCGCAGCCGCAGTTCAAGCTGGTCGCCAACGGCGCCGGGCAGGGGCTCGAAGCGGTGCCGGAACGCCTGCGTCCGTACCGCTATCTGCTGACGCCGAGCTTCGACGAACAGCCGCTCGACAGCGCCTATTTGCGCGAGCAACTCGACAGCCGCGTGCAGGACCTCGGTTCGCCGGCCGGCGAGCTGATCGAGCCGTTGCTGCCGAGCGACCCGACCTTGGAGATGCTGCGTCTGGCCGAGGCCTGGCAACCGGCGCAGGCGCCGCAAACCGAGCACGGCGTGTGGTTCGACCGCGCCGGCAAGCAGGCCTTGCTGGCGATCGAGACGCGCGCGGCCGGCTTCGACCCGACCGGCCAGCAAGGCGCGCTCGATGCGATCCACGCCGCGTTCGCGCAAGCGCGCGGCACCAGCCCGGCGCGGCTGACGATCAGCGGCCCGGGCGCGTTCTCGGTCGAGATCGGCGGGCGCACCCAGCGCGAAGCGAGCCTGATCGGCAGCATCGACAGCCTGGTGTTCGTGCTGTTGCTGTGGCTGGCCTACCGCAGTTGGAAGGCACCGCTGCTCGGCGGCCTGCCGCTGGCGACCGCGGGCTTGGCCGGGCTCGGCGCAGTCGCCGCACTCTTCGACGGCGTGCACGGCATCACCGTCGCCTTCGGTTTCACCTTGATCGGCGTGGTCCAGGACTATCCGATCCATCTGTTCAGTCATCAGCGCCCCGGGCTGTCGCCGTGGGCGAGCGCGCGCAGCCTGTGGCCGACGCTCGGCACCGGCGTGACCTCGACCTGCATCGCCTACCTGACCTTCTTCGTGTCCGGCGTCGACGGCCTGCAACAGCTCGCGGTGTTTACCATCGTCGGCCTCGCCACCGCCGCGCTCGCCACGCGTTTCGTGCTGCCGGCGTTGATCGACCCGGCGCCGCGCGACGCCGCCGGTTCGCCATGGCTGGCGCGCGCCTGGACCCAGCTCGCGCGCTGGCCGCGGCTCGGCGTCGCTGGGGTGTCGCTGATCGCCGCGCTGGCGTTGGCGGTGATCCTGTTCGTGCCGGGCGCGTTCTGGCAGAACGACCTGGCCAAGTTGACTCCGGTGCCGGCGGCCGCGCTTGCCCGCGATGCGCAGTTGCGCGACGAACTCGGCGCGCCCGACGTGCGTTACGTCATCGCCATCGAGGGCCGCGATGCCGAGGCCGCTTTGCAGTCTTCGGAAGCCTTGCTGACCGAGCTGCCGGCGCTGCGCCGGCGCGGTGCGATCGCCGGCTACGACCTCGCCGCGCGTTATCTGCCGAGCGCCAAGACCCAGCGCGAACGCCAGCAGCGCCTGCCCGATGCGGCGAGCCTGCGCACGGCGCTCGACAGCGCGGTCGCGGCGACGCCATTCCGCAGCGACGCCTTCGCCGATTTCCTCGCCGACGTCGAACGCGCGCGGCAGGCGGCCCCGCTGACCCCGCGCGACCTCGCCGGCACGCCGCTCGCGGTCAGCGTCGAGGGCTTGCTGCTGCAACGCGGCGACCACGCCACCGCGCTGGTGTCGCTGACCGGGCTCAACGATCCGGCCGCGGTCGCGAGCGTGGTGCGCCGTCACGGCGGCCAGTTGCTCGATCTCAAGCAGGCGTCCGAATCCTTGGTCGCCGACTACCGCGGCCGCGTGCTGATGGCCTTGGGCCTGGCCGGCGTGCTGCTTGCCGCCGCGGTCTGGGTGGCGCTGCGCTCGCCGCGCCGGGTGCTGCGCGTGCTCGCGCCGATGGCGCTGAGCAGCCTGCTGATCCTGGCGGTGCTGCGCGGCCTCGGCGTGGAACTGAATCTGTTCCATCTGGTTTCGCTGATCCTGGCCGCCGGCCTGGGCCTGGATTACGCCCTGTTCTTCGACCACGCCGGCGACGACCGCGCCGAACAGCTGCGCACCCTGCACGCGGTGATCGTGTGCAGCCTGACCACGCTGCTGGTGTTTGCGCTGCTGGGCCTGTCGTCGATTCCGGTGTTGCGCGCGATCGGCAGCACGGTCGCGCTGGGCGTCGTCTTCAACTTCGTGCTGGCCTTGTTGATCGTGCGCGAACCGGCGGCGATGGAGGCCGGCGATGCGCACGCGTGA
- a CDS encoding LolA-related protein produces MPMTLIKPCTWTLALMLGAGSLRAAPVTEAAAQGVPAGASVAEAAVAADPDWILPRLAQPVPARTDFVEVRGSALLKAPLRLSGEYRRPDATTLVREVRAPYAETTTIRTGAKPGQGEVAIVRPGKPPKRFSLARAPELVALQASFGALLGGDRALLEQHYRLVAEGTRRQWTISLIPKDASLAARVREIVLLGRDDELRCIETRPARGNEQQRTLLASAARAAAGVADASQLAALCRGHGAAR; encoded by the coding sequence ATGCCGATGACGCTGATCAAGCCTTGCACGTGGACCCTGGCGCTGATGCTCGGCGCCGGGTCGCTGCGCGCCGCTCCGGTTACTGAGGCCGCCGCCCAGGGCGTGCCGGCCGGGGCGTCGGTGGCCGAAGCCGCGGTCGCGGCCGATCCCGACTGGATCCTGCCGCGCCTGGCGCAGCCGGTCCCGGCCCGCACCGACTTCGTCGAAGTGCGAGGCTCGGCCCTGCTCAAGGCGCCGCTGCGCCTGTCCGGCGAGTACCGCCGCCCGGACGCGACCACCCTGGTGCGCGAGGTGCGCGCGCCCTACGCCGAGACCACCACCATCCGCACCGGCGCCAAGCCCGGCCAGGGCGAGGTCGCCATCGTCCGCCCCGGCAAGCCGCCTAAGCGTTTCTCGCTGGCGCGCGCGCCCGAGCTGGTCGCCTTGCAGGCCAGCTTCGGCGCCTTGCTCGGCGGCGACCGCGCCTTGCTCGAACAGCATTACCGCCTGGTCGCCGAGGGTACGCGCCGGCAGTGGACCATCAGCCTGATCCCGAAGGACGCCAGCCTGGCCGCACGCGTGCGCGAGATCGTCCTGCTCGGCCGCGACGATGAGCTGCGTTGCATCGAGACCCGACCGGCGCGCGGCAACGAACAACAGCGCACCTTGCTGGCCAGCGCCGCCCGCGCCGCCGCCGGCGTCGCCGACGCGAGCCAGCTCGCGGCGCTGTGCCGCGGCCACGGCGCGGCGCGTTGA
- a CDS encoding acyltransferase, translating to MSGEHWKQRPEGGGRFAFRLIGFIARRGGRSIARLTLYPIVAYFLIVRGPERRASRDYLTRVLDRPPRLLDIARHIHTFAATILDRLYMLSGRMAPFDVRVGGLDKLEPYLDRGQGVLLFGSHLGSFEALRVLSRSRPGLKLRVVFDRGHNPALTEMLDALDPQIARTVIDAGQDGPSIVFAIKQATDEGAIVALLVDRAAPHEPHTTASFLGAPAEFPSAPWLIAAALKVPVVLAFGLYRGGARYDLVFETFSEGVAIERHNRPAILAALVQRYAERLQAQARSAPYNWFNFYDFWHADDADQALHVDPGADARRRVAARRSGY from the coding sequence ATGAGCGGCGAGCACTGGAAGCAACGCCCCGAAGGCGGCGGCCGCTTCGCCTTCCGCTTGATCGGCTTCATCGCCCGTCGCGGCGGGCGCTCGATCGCGCGCCTGACCCTGTATCCGATCGTCGCCTACTTCCTGATCGTGCGCGGCCCGGAGCGGCGCGCCTCGCGCGATTATCTGACCCGGGTGCTCGACCGTCCGCCGCGCTTGCTCGACATCGCCCGCCACATCCACACCTTCGCCGCGACCATCCTCGACCGCCTGTACATGCTCAGCGGGCGCATGGCGCCGTTCGATGTGCGCGTGGGCGGCCTGGACAAGCTCGAGCCCTATCTCGACCGCGGCCAGGGCGTGCTGCTGTTCGGCTCGCACCTGGGCAGCTTCGAGGCCTTGCGGGTGCTGTCGCGCAGCCGGCCCGGCCTGAAGCTGCGGGTGGTGTTCGACCGCGGCCATAACCCGGCCCTGACCGAGATGCTCGATGCGCTGGACCCGCAGATCGCGCGCACCGTCATCGACGCCGGCCAGGACGGCCCTTCGATCGTGTTCGCGATCAAGCAGGCCACCGATGAAGGTGCGATCGTGGCCTTGCTGGTCGACCGCGCCGCGCCGCACGAGCCGCATACCACCGCCTCCTTCCTCGGCGCTCCGGCCGAGTTCCCGAGCGCGCCGTGGCTGATCGCGGCGGCGCTGAAAGTGCCGGTGGTGCTGGCCTTCGGCCTGTACCGTGGCGGTGCGCGCTACGACCTGGTGTTCGAGACGTTCAGCGAGGGTGTGGCGATCGAGCGGCATAACCGCCCGGCGATCCTCGCCGCGCTGGTCCAGCGTTACGCCGAGCGCCTGCAGGCCCAAGCCCGCAGCGCCCCCTACAACTGGTTCAACTTCTACGATTTCTGGCATGCCGATGACGCTGATCAAGCCTTGCACGTGGACCCTGGCGCTGATGCTCGGCGCCGGGTCGCTGCGCGCCGCTCCGGTTACTGA
- a CDS encoding dehydratase — protein sequence MPFSIPSDHPCLPGHFPGHPLVPGVVLLEQVIATVEAAYGPLSGLRLPQVKFLQPLLPEQSAQVELDALGAARWRFRVRRGEDLLASGEVVADLPITEASA from the coding sequence ATGCCGTTCTCGATCCCGTCCGATCATCCCTGTCTGCCCGGCCATTTCCCAGGACACCCGTTGGTGCCCGGCGTGGTCCTGCTGGAGCAGGTGATCGCCACGGTCGAAGCCGCGTACGGGCCGCTGAGCGGATTGCGTCTGCCGCAGGTGAAGTTCTTGCAGCCCTTGTTGCCGGAGCAATCGGCGCAGGTCGAACTGGACGCGCTGGGCGCGGCGCGTTGGCGCTTTCGCGTGCGCCGCGGCGAGGACCTGCTCGCCAGCGGCGAAGTCGTCGCCGACCTGCCCATCACCGAGGCTTCGGCATGA
- a CDS encoding ketosynthase yields MNPPSSSALARLLLAIAYPVLAHWASHDGGGALAALALADLVVFVTIDGLLGLRWRAWAATVVLLAALVASAFTPYAQMLLLAPPMLFNGWLAWWFGRSLRAPREALITRIVAALHEGPVSALSPELYRYTRRLTALWAVVLAVLALVNGALAMIAVPDGVLARLGQVPPIAISQEQWSWFANLINYGIVGGMFAGEYLVRQRRFPVRPESGFFDFMHRMAKLGPGFWRELFS; encoded by the coding sequence GTGAACCCTCCTTCGTCCAGCGCCCTCGCGCGCTTGTTGTTGGCGATCGCCTACCCGGTGTTGGCGCATTGGGCCAGCCACGACGGCGGCGGCGCGCTGGCGGCCCTGGCCCTGGCCGATCTGGTCGTGTTCGTCACCATCGACGGCCTGCTGGGCCTGCGCTGGCGTGCCTGGGCGGCGACCGTGGTCCTGCTCGCGGCGCTGGTCGCGTCGGCCTTCACCCCGTATGCGCAGATGCTGTTGCTGGCGCCGCCGATGCTGTTCAACGGCTGGCTGGCGTGGTGGTTCGGGCGCAGCCTGCGCGCGCCGCGCGAGGCCCTGATCACGCGCATCGTCGCGGCTCTGCACGAAGGCCCGGTGTCGGCCTTGTCGCCCGAGCTGTATCGCTACACCCGCCGCCTGACCGCGTTGTGGGCGGTGGTGCTGGCGGTGCTGGCGCTGGTCAACGGCGCCCTGGCGATGATCGCCGTGCCCGACGGCGTGCTGGCGCGCCTGGGCCAGGTGCCGCCGATCGCGATCAGCCAAGAGCAATGGTCCTGGTTCGCCAACCTGATCAACTACGGCATCGTCGGCGGCATGTTCGCCGGCGAATACCTGGTGCGGCAGCGTCGTTTCCCGGTACGGCCGGAGAGTGGCTTCTTCGACTTCATGCACCGCATGGCCAAGCTCGGCCCGGGCTTCTGGCGCGAGTTGTTTTCCTGA
- a CDS encoding phosphopantetheine-binding protein yields the protein MSEQSPAERELAQLLVESLNLEDVAPEQIDPEAALFNEGLGLDSIDALELALAITKRYGFQLRSDSDENRRIFASLRALSAHIEQQRAG from the coding sequence ATGTCTGAACAAAGCCCCGCCGAACGCGAACTGGCGCAGCTGCTGGTCGAGAGCCTGAACCTGGAAGACGTGGCACCGGAGCAGATCGATCCGGAAGCGGCGCTGTTCAACGAAGGCCTCGGCCTGGACTCGATCGACGCACTGGAACTCGCCCTGGCGATCACCAAGCGCTACGGCTTCCAGCTGCGCTCCGACAGCGACGAGAACCGCCGCATCTTCGCCTCGCTGCGCGCGCTGTCGGCGCATATCGAGCAGCAGCGGGCCGGCTGA
- a CDS encoding NAD(P)/FAD-dependent oxidoreductase: MNPPDSAPDAAAPTATAASSAASPSHAAQTIDTDVLVIGGGPAGTTAATLLARKGWKVLLLEKGSHPRFHIGESLLPMNLAILERLGVLEQVRAIGIHKPGAEFPIDAERYNTFRFERALNPVYGYAFQVKREEFDELLFRHAQANGVDARERVKVEKVEFGADGRPAVVHARGDDGSELRVRPRYLVDGSGRDTFLGSQLKLKQKNQLHQSAAIFSHFTGVQRRDGEDAGNITVQRFAHGWMWLIPLQRDVMSVGAVCFPEYLKQRRGDSEAFLMQTLESEPSVWRRMQGAQRCGDVHVTGNYSYTCSRMTGPGWVMVGDAYAFVDPVFSSGVYLGMNSGEQAASVVDGALREPARETELQTAMVKRLKRGLRHFQWFIYRFTTPVMRELFNAPRNYWQIEQAVISMLAGDVFDNRDVLRRLRVFRFVYAMTALRMAPQALRGWWRRKRQVGVDFRGDTLQRGNP, encoded by the coding sequence ATGAATCCGCCCGACTCCGCGCCCGACGCGGCCGCACCGACGGCCACCGCTGCTTCCAGCGCGGCCAGCCCCTCCCACGCCGCGCAGACCATCGACACCGATGTCCTGGTGATCGGCGGCGGCCCGGCCGGCACCACCGCGGCGACCCTGCTCGCCCGCAAGGGCTGGAAGGTGCTGCTGCTGGAAAAAGGCAGCCACCCGCGTTTCCACATCGGCGAGTCGCTGCTGCCGATGAACCTGGCCATCCTCGAGCGCCTCGGCGTGCTCGAACAGGTGCGCGCGATCGGCATCCACAAGCCCGGTGCCGAGTTCCCGATCGACGCCGAGCGCTACAACACCTTCCGCTTCGAGCGCGCGCTCAACCCGGTTTACGGCTACGCCTTCCAGGTCAAGCGCGAGGAATTCGACGAACTGCTGTTCCGCCATGCCCAGGCCAACGGCGTCGACGCGCGCGAACGGGTCAAGGTCGAGAAGGTCGAGTTCGGCGCCGACGGCCGCCCGGCCGTGGTCCACGCCCGCGGCGACGACGGCAGCGAGCTGCGGGTGCGCCCGCGCTACCTCGTCGACGGCAGCGGTCGCGACACCTTCCTCGGCAGCCAGCTCAAGCTCAAGCAGAAGAATCAGCTGCACCAGTCGGCGGCGATCTTCAGCCACTTCACCGGCGTGCAGCGCCGCGACGGCGAGGACGCCGGCAACATCACCGTGCAGCGTTTCGCCCACGGCTGGATGTGGCTGATCCCGCTGCAGCGCGACGTCATGAGCGTCGGCGCGGTGTGTTTCCCCGAATACCTCAAGCAGCGCCGCGGCGACAGCGAAGCCTTCCTGATGCAGACGCTGGAGTCCGAACCCTCGGTGTGGCGGCGCATGCAGGGCGCGCAGCGCTGCGGCGACGTCCACGTCACCGGCAACTATTCCTACACCTGCTCGCGCATGACCGGCCCGGGCTGGGTCATGGTCGGCGACGCCTACGCCTTCGTCGATCCGGTGTTTTCCTCCGGCGTCTACCTGGGCATGAACAGCGGCGAGCAGGCCGCCTCGGTGGTCGACGGCGCCCTGCGCGAGCCCGCGCGCGAAACCGAACTGCAGACCGCGATGGTCAAGCGGCTCAAGCGCGGCCTGCGTCATTTCCAATGGTTCATCTATCGCTTCACCACGCCGGTGATGCGCGAGCTGTTCAACGCCCCGCGCAACTATTGGCAGATCGAGCAGGCGGTGATCTCGATGCTCGCCGGCGACGTGTTCGATAACCGCGACGTGCTGCGCCGCCTGCGCGTGTTCCGCTTCGTCTATGCGATGACGGCGCTGCGCATGGCGCCGCAGGCGCTGCGCGGCTGGTGGCGGCGCAAGCGCCAGGTCGGCGTCGACTTCCGCGGCGACACCCTGCAGCGGGGCAACCCGTGA